The Streptomyces sp. ALI-76-A nucleotide sequence TCATGAGCAAGTCGTGCTCTGCCAGGACCGCGCCAGCGGCCTCAAGGCCGTCATCGCCCTCCACAACACCGCCCTGGGCCCCGCGCTCGGCGGTACGCGCTTCTACCCGTACGCGAGCGAGGCGGAGGCCGTCGCCGACGCGCTGAACCTCGCGCGCGGCATGTCCTACAAGAACGCCATGGCGGGACTGGACCACGGCGGCGGCAAGGCCGTGATCATCGGGGACCCCGAGCGGGACAAGACCGAGGAGCTGCTACTGGCCTACGGCCGGTTCGTGGCCTCGCTCGGCGGGCGGTACGTCACCGCGTGCGACGTCGGGACGTACGTCGCCGACATGGACGTCGTGGCCCGCGAGTGCCGCTGGACGACCGGGCGCTCCCCCGAGAACGGCGGCGCGGGCGACTCCTCCGTGCTCACCGCGTACGGCGTCTACCAGGGCATGCGCGCCTCCGCGCAGCACCTGTGGGGCGACCCGTCACTGCGCGGCCGCACGGTCGGTGTCGCGGGCGTCGGCAAGGTCGGCCGTCACCTGGTGCGGCACCTGCTCGACGAGGGCGCCGAGGTCGTGATCACGGACGTGCGCGCGGAGGCCGTGGTGGGGATCCTCGACGAGCACCCGACGGGCGTGCGCGCCGTGACCGACACCGACGCGCTGATCCGGACCGAGGGGCTGGACATCTACGCCCCCTGCGCCCTGGGCGGGGCGCTGAGCGACGACTCCGTGCCGGTGCTCACCGCCCGGATCGTCTGCGGCGCCGCCAACAACCAGCTCGCCCACCCGGGCGTCGAGAAGGACCTCGCCGACCGCGGGATCCTCTACGCGCCGGACTACGTGGTGAACGCCGGCGGCGTCATCCAGGTCGCCGACGAGCTGCACGGGTTCGACTTCGAGCGGTGCCGGGCGAAGGCGGCGACGATCTACGACACCACGCTCGCCATCTTCGCACGTGCGAAGACGGACGGGATCCCGCCGGCCGCGGCGGCCGACCGGATCGCCGAGCAGCGGATGGCGGAGGGGGCCCGGAGGCGCTGAGAGGCACCTCGCGGGCCGGGCCGGTACCCGTCGGCGCACACGTGGAGAGAACTCTCACGTCCGTCGGCGGGTCGCCTGCCAAGAAGTGGTTAAAATCGCGGTTGACCAGCGGGGACGGGGCTCCCCGAGGGTTCTGGGTCCGGGCACGTCCTGCGGGCGACGTACCGTATGGGCGCGGGCTCAGGTACCGTGGAAGCCCTACGGACCGGTCTCTCCATGGAGAGACCGTTCTAGATCATGAACGCGTGTCAAGACTCTGGGGCCGTCGAGCCCCGTCACCGAGGGGGTCGAGCCATGGGGCGCGGCCGGGCCAAGGCCAAGCAGACGAAGGTCGCCCGCCAGCTGAAGTACAACAGCGGCGGGACAGACCTGTCGCGTCTGGCCAGCGAGCTGGGCGCTTCGACTTCGAGTCAGCCGCCGAATGGCGAGCCGTTCGAGGACGACGACGAGGAAGACGACCCGTACGCCCAGTACGCGGATCTGTACAACGACGACGAGGACGAGGACGACGAGTCCGGTCCTACGTCTCAACGCCGTGGCGCGTGATGTCCGCGGCGGTTTAGCTGTGCCCTACCCGGTCCGGCGCTGACGGCGCCGGACCGGGTTTTGTGCTGCCGTGCTGCCGTGTGCCGTCACGAGGGCCGCGCCCGGCCCCCGCTGCGCGCTCGCCGCAGGGACCGGATCAGGCATGGCTCGGCCAGACATGGCCGGTTCGGCATGGTCGGATCAGGCGTGGTCGCCGACCAGCTCCGCGCCCGTCCCGTGGTCGCCGCGGTCCGTGATCTCGCCGGCCACCCAGGCCTCGACCCCGCGGTCGGCCAGCGTCGCCAGGGCCACGTCCGCCGAGTCCTGCGGCACGATCGCGATCATGCCGACGCCCATGTTCAGGGTCTTCTCCAGCTCCAGCCGCTCGACCTGTCCGGTGGTGCCGACGAGGTCGAACACGGGGGCCGGGGTCCAGGTGGAGCGGTCGACGACGGCGTGCAGCGTGTCAGGGATCACACGGGCCAGGTTGGCGGCGAGTCCGCCCCCCGTGACGTGTGAGAAGGCGTGCACGGCCGTGGTGCGGGTCAGTGCCAGGCAGTCCAGGGAGTAGATCTTGGTCGGCTCCAGGAGCTCCTCGCCCAGCGTGCGGCCGAACTCCTCGATCCGCGCGTCCAGGGACAGGCCGGCCCGGTCCAGCAGGACGTGGCGGACGAGCGAGTACCCGTTCGAGTGAAGACCGGAGGCCGCCATGGCGATGACCACGTCACCCTTACGGATGCGATCCGGGCCCAGCAGGTGGTCGGCCTCCACCACGCCCGTACCGGCGCCGGCCACGTCGAAGTCGTCCGGGCCCAGCAGGCCGGGGTGTTCGGCCGTCTCGCCGCCGACCAGGGCGCAGCCGGCCAGGACACAGCCCTCGGCGATGCCCTTGACGATGGCGGCGACCCGCTCGGGGTGGACCTTGCCGACGCAGATGTAGTCGGTCATGAACAGCGGCTC carries:
- a CDS encoding DUF3073 domain-containing protein → MGRGRAKAKQTKVARQLKYNSGGTDLSRLASELGASTSSQPPNGEPFEDDDEEDDPYAQYADLYNDDEDEDDESGPTSQRRGA
- a CDS encoding Glu/Leu/Phe/Val dehydrogenase dimerization domain-containing protein is translated as MTDVTGAPADVLHTLFHSDQGGHEQVVLCQDRASGLKAVIALHNTALGPALGGTRFYPYASEAEAVADALNLARGMSYKNAMAGLDHGGGKAVIIGDPERDKTEELLLAYGRFVASLGGRYVTACDVGTYVADMDVVARECRWTTGRSPENGGAGDSSVLTAYGVYQGMRASAQHLWGDPSLRGRTVGVAGVGKVGRHLVRHLLDEGAEVVITDVRAEAVVGILDEHPTGVRAVTDTDALIRTEGLDIYAPCALGGALSDDSVPVLTARIVCGAANNQLAHPGVEKDLADRGILYAPDYVVNAGGVIQVADELHGFDFERCRAKAATIYDTTLAIFARAKTDGIPPAAAADRIAEQRMAEGARRR
- the purM gene encoding phosphoribosylformylglycinamidine cyclo-ligase; this translates as MPETPRAEGGASSAAASYKTAGVDIDAGDRAVELMKEWVKKTQRPEVLGGLGGFAGLFDASALKSYERPLLASATDGVGTKVDIARRLGVYDTIGHDLVAMVMDDIVVCGAEPLFMTDYICVGKVHPERVAAIVKGIAEGCVLAGCALVGGETAEHPGLLGPDDFDVAGAGTGVVEADHLLGPDRIRKGDVVIAMAASGLHSNGYSLVRHVLLDRAGLSLDARIEEFGRTLGEELLEPTKIYSLDCLALTRTTAVHAFSHVTGGGLAANLARVIPDTLHAVVDRSTWTPAPVFDLVGTTGQVERLELEKTLNMGVGMIAIVPQDSADVALATLADRGVEAWVAGEITDRGDHGTGAELVGDHA